In Arcobacter sp. F155, one DNA window encodes the following:
- the moaC gene encoding cyclic pyranopterin monophosphate synthase MoaC yields MELTHLDENDRPKMVDVSSKNETKRVAVASGMITMSQDAYDVIINNTGKKGPVLQTAVIAAIMGTKKTSDLIPMCHPLLLTGINCDIDELPELPGFKLTVSAKLNGQTGVEMEALTGVSIGLLTIYDMVKAIDKSMVISNVQLESKSGGKSGDFTR; encoded by the coding sequence TTGGAATTAACACACCTAGATGAAAATGACAGACCTAAAATGGTTGATGTTTCATCAAAGAATGAAACAAAAAGAGTTGCCGTTGCTTCTGGTATGATAACTATGAGCCAAGATGCATATGATGTAATTATTAATAATACTGGTAAAAAAGGACCTGTTTTACAAACAGCAGTTATTGCTGCAATTATGGGGACAAAGAAAACTAGTGATTTAATACCAATGTGTCATCCTTTATTATTAACTGGAATAAATTGTGATATTGATGAACTTCCTGAACTTCCAGGATTTAAACTAACAGTTAGTGCAAAACTAAATGGACAAACTGGTGTAGAAATGGAAGCTTTAACAGGTGTTTCTATTGGTTTATTAACTATTTATGATATGGTTAAAGCTATAGATAAATCAATGGTAATATCAAATGTACAGTTAGAATCTAAAAGTGGTGGTAAAAGTGGAGATTTTACAAGATGA
- a CDS encoding YbeD family protein — protein sequence MIDLSKEKLQLDYPCSWKYKIVIHEKSNANKITEEIFIKREFSLEKSKVSKKGKFKSYSLELLVHNEDDRKEIYKMLGDHKDIKMVL from the coding sequence ATGATTGATTTAAGTAAAGAAAAACTTCAATTAGACTATCCTTGTTCATGGAAATACAAAATTGTAATTCATGAGAAGTCTAATGCAAATAAAATTACTGAAGAAATTTTTATAAAAAGAGAGTTTTCTCTTGAAAAATCTAAAGTAAGTAAAAAAGGTAAATTTAAAAGCTATTCATTGGAATTATTAGTTCATAATGAAGATGATAGAAAAGAGATTTACAAAATGTTAGGTGATCATAAAGATATTAAGATGGTACTTTAG
- a CDS encoding M15 family metallopeptidase, whose translation MRRRDFLKSTALASLFGTSNLFAKTETFDNNFERLISDIFGNNDSEVEKINRIKDDYVLSEEEYIGEVKDSLEINVKDNENSSIARKGKTIIDDVFIEEKFLKEFQSVRNKIDLVQRHVGYGNFNIIDFDYMLKVAKYSNKISSFTKKELEFLESIFYYDPTVHGFYGKRISQNITDSINKKEVRKIPYTGHYLFKGEPEKTYYQMVDDIGESLTLTSGVRSIVKQTKLFLDKVHSVDGNLTDASKSLAPPAYTYHSIADFDVGKKGFGKANFSSRFALTDEFLKMRKLKYIDMRYTVNNKDGVRYEPWHIKII comes from the coding sequence ATGAGAAGAAGAGATTTTCTAAAATCAACAGCTTTAGCTTCATTATTTGGTACATCAAATCTATTTGCAAAAACAGAAACTTTTGATAATAATTTCGAGAGATTAATTAGTGATATCTTTGGAAATAATGATAGTGAAGTAGAAAAAATAAATAGAATTAAAGATGATTATGTATTGAGTGAAGAAGAGTATATTGGTGAAGTAAAAGACTCTTTAGAAATCAATGTTAAAGATAATGAGAACTCTTCTATTGCTAGAAAAGGTAAAACTATTATTGATGATGTTTTTATCGAAGAGAAGTTTTTAAAAGAGTTCCAAAGTGTTAGAAATAAAATTGACCTTGTACAAAGACATGTTGGTTATGGAAACTTTAATATCATAGACTTTGATTATATGCTAAAAGTTGCAAAATATTCTAATAAAATCTCTTCTTTTACTAAAAAAGAGTTAGAGTTCTTAGAGTCTATTTTTTATTATGATCCAACAGTTCATGGTTTTTATGGAAAAAGAATTTCCCAAAATATTACTGACTCAATAAATAAAAAAGAAGTTAGAAAAATACCATATACTGGACACTATTTATTTAAAGGTGAGCCAGAAAAAACATATTATCAAATGGTTGATGATATAGGTGAAAGTTTAACATTAACTTCTGGTGTGAGAAGTATTGTAAAACAAACGAAACTTTTTTTAGATAAGGTACATAGTGTAGATGGAAATCTTACAGATGCATCTAAGTCTTTAGCACCTCCTGCATATACTTATCATAGTATTGCAGATTTTGATGTTGGTAAAAAAGGTTTTGGAAAAGCAAACTTTTCATCTAGATTTGCATTGACAGATGAATTTTTAAAAATGAGAAAATTAAAATATATAGACATGAGATATACAGTTAACAATAAGGATGGGGTAAGGTATGAGCCTTGGCATATTAAGATTATTTAA
- a CDS encoding patatin-like phospholipase family protein → MKLGLVLSGGAARGAFHLGVLQFLEEQNIQIDAYSGSSIGAIISVSHASGISAKEQLKIFSSNDIKQVLKFNYLNKGLLKIDTKHQILNELLPIKQLENLPKKVFVNAYDLKSKKLYYFDKGNSHELCMASSALTPLFRPIKYKNMELIDGGLFDNMPIKPMLDLKHEIYTVDVMPSKNIFNQKVSYNPIKRLKRKIFKQLIENAKYSIEHTNHYITSPEIRHFKMFTFKELKNCFNLGYKEAQKHF, encoded by the coding sequence ATGAAACTAGGATTAGTATTAAGTGGTGGTGCAGCAAGGGGAGCTTTTCATCTTGGAGTACTACAGTTCTTAGAAGAACAAAATATTCAAATTGATGCTTATTCAGGTAGTTCAATTGGAGCTATAATCTCTGTTTCCCATGCAAGTGGAATAAGTGCAAAAGAACAACTAAAAATTTTCTCATCAAATGACATAAAACAAGTTTTGAAATTCAATTACCTCAACAAAGGTTTATTAAAAATTGATACAAAACATCAAATACTAAATGAGCTTCTTCCTATAAAGCAATTAGAAAACTTACCAAAAAAAGTATTTGTAAATGCCTATGATTTAAAATCAAAAAAACTTTACTATTTTGATAAAGGAAATAGCCATGAACTTTGTATGGCATCAAGTGCGTTAACACCTCTTTTTAGACCAATAAAGTATAAAAACATGGAACTAATCGATGGAGGTTTATTTGATAATATGCCTATTAAACCTATGCTTGATTTAAAACATGAAATCTATACTGTAGATGTAATGCCTAGTAAAAATATTTTTAATCAAAAGGTAAGCTATAATCCAATTAAGAGATTAAAAAGAAAAATCTTTAAACAACTAATTGAAAATGCAAAATATAGTATTGAACATACAAATCACTATATAACTTCCCCAGAAATACGACACTTTAAAATGTTTACTTTTAAAGAGCTAAAGAATTGTTTTAACTTAGGATATAAAGAAGCACAAAAACATTTTTAG
- a CDS encoding nitrite/sulfite reductase: MTTKDLSLLEQLKASRNPLHVIEDIYKEAEEGIPLSEEYIGLLKWYGMYPHINSEKTEDKKYFMKRIKIIDAKINLAQLEVLSQIGKEYAKGLIDFTTRQNVQFHYIEIKDLPTIFKLLESVGLTSRMASGDGPRPIVTSPIAGIDPNEIYDTTNLVKEVDAYFDENDDRFCNFSRKYKLSISGCAKHTASHEIQDLGFTAFIDKNNEVLFDLTIAGGLSKSKQIATRANKYVKPEQVRDVAVACAEIFRDNGNRQNRNKARVRHLFNEWGLKKFIDELESKLGYNLQNGFDEPEITSSENRNHFGIHKAKQENESFIGFATNSGRIAGEDLEDISTICNKYSAKGVALTATQNFIVYGVKNENAQALADEIDALGYPYNPTPFRARLQACTGKQFCKFGITETKEFAKGVVAQLEKNHPNFKENITIAISGCGNACSHPQISDIGFVGTKVRDEDKNRVEGYEVILGGQLHGVKESKFAHKTGVKITAKELPNFIGRLIESYTENNLEQSSFKNYLNVVDLKEKI; encoded by the coding sequence TTGACTACTAAAGATTTGTCTCTATTAGAGCAACTTAAAGCCTCTAGAAATCCTCTTCATGTTATTGAAGATATATATAAAGAAGCGGAAGAAGGAATCCCTTTAAGTGAAGAATATATAGGTTTACTAAAGTGGTATGGAATGTACCCACATATTAATTCAGAAAAAACTGAAGATAAAAAATACTTTATGAAAAGAATTAAAATTATTGATGCAAAAATAAACTTAGCACAATTGGAAGTTCTTTCACAAATAGGTAAAGAGTATGCAAAAGGTTTAATTGACTTTACAACAAGACAAAATGTACAGTTTCACTATATTGAAATAAAAGATTTACCAACTATATTTAAACTACTTGAGTCTGTTGGACTAACATCAAGAATGGCGTCAGGTGATGGTCCTAGACCAATTGTTACTTCTCCAATTGCAGGAATTGACCCCAATGAAATTTATGACACAACAAATCTAGTAAAAGAAGTAGATGCATATTTTGATGAAAATGATGATAGGTTTTGTAACTTTTCTAGAAAATATAAACTTTCAATCTCTGGTTGTGCAAAACACACTGCATCCCATGAAATACAAGATTTGGGATTTACTGCTTTTATAGATAAAAATAATGAAGTCTTATTTGATTTAACTATTGCTGGTGGATTATCAAAATCAAAGCAAATTGCAACTAGAGCCAATAAATATGTAAAACCAGAACAAGTTAGAGATGTAGCAGTTGCTTGTGCTGAAATCTTTAGAGATAATGGAAATAGACAAAATAGAAATAAAGCAAGAGTAAGACATCTCTTTAATGAATGGGGTCTTAAAAAGTTCATTGATGAATTAGAATCAAAACTAGGATACAACCTTCAAAATGGATTTGATGAACCAGAAATCACATCTTCTGAAAATAGAAATCATTTTGGTATTCATAAAGCAAAACAAGAAAATGAATCATTTATTGGCTTTGCAACAAATTCAGGAAGAATTGCGGGGGAAGACCTTGAAGATATCAGTACAATTTGTAATAAGTACTCAGCAAAGGGTGTTGCACTTACAGCAACACAAAACTTTATAGTATATGGTGTTAAGAATGAGAATGCACAAGCATTAGCTGATGAAATTGACGCCTTAGGTTATCCATATAATCCAACACCTTTTAGAGCAAGATTACAAGCTTGTACAGGTAAACAATTTTGTAAATTTGGAATAACAGAAACTAAAGAGTTTGCAAAAGGTGTTGTAGCACAATTAGAGAAAAATCATCCAAATTTTAAAGAAAATATAACTATTGCTATTTCAGGTTGTGGAAATGCATGTTCACATCCACAAATATCAGATATAGGTTTTGTAGGAACAAAAGTAAGAGATGAAGATAAAAATAGAGTTGAAGGATATGAAGTAATTCTAGGTGGACAACTTCATGGAGTTAAGGAAAGTAAATTTGCACATAAAACTGGAGTTAAAATTACAGCAAAAGAGTTACCAAACTTTATTGGAAGATTAATTGAATCATATACTGAAAATAATCTAGAACAAAGTTCATTTAAAAACTATTTGAATGTAGTTGATTTAAAAGAAAAAATATAA
- the rpsU gene encoding 30S ribosomal protein S21, with translation MPGIKVKDNESFDEAYRRFKKQCDRNLIVTETRARRFFEPMTEIRKKQKINARKKMLKRLYMLRRYESRL, from the coding sequence GTGCCAGGCATTAAAGTTAAAGATAACGAATCTTTTGACGAAGCATATAGAAGGTTTAAGAAGCAATGTGATAGAAATCTTATTGTAACTGAAACTAGAGCTAGAAGATTTTTTGAGCCAATGACAGAGATCAGAAAAAAACAAAAAATTAACGCTAGAAAGAAAATGCTTAAGAGATTATACATGCTTAGAAGATACGAATCTAGACTGTAG
- a CDS encoding UDP-2,3-diacylglucosamine diphosphatase, which produces MKYKSIFISDVHLGTKHSNTKMLLDFFKHNDSENLFLVGDIIDGWAIKRKFIWPQTHSDVIQKILKKARKGCKVTFITGNHDEFLRPFVPLILGDSLDIKNELEYKSLKGKKYLVTHGDFFDSITMTKKWLAILGDYGYDLLLNVNQVLNYFRNKLGIKSRWSLSKYVKDNVKSSVSFITDFEDTLANHAKHKQYDGIICGHIHKAEIRNIDTIEYLNCGDWVESCTAVVETFEGEFKIINWLEK; this is translated from the coding sequence ATGAAATATAAAAGTATCTTTATCTCAGATGTTCACTTAGGAACAAAACACTCAAATACGAAGATGTTGCTTGACTTTTTTAAGCACAATGATAGTGAAAACCTTTTTTTAGTTGGAGATATTATTGACGGTTGGGCAATAAAAAGAAAGTTTATCTGGCCTCAAACCCATTCAGATGTCATCCAAAAAATACTTAAAAAAGCAAGAAAAGGTTGTAAGGTTACATTTATAACTGGTAACCATGATGAATTTTTAAGACCCTTTGTTCCTTTGATTTTAGGAGACTCATTGGATATAAAAAATGAGCTAGAATATAAATCACTCAAAGGCAAAAAATACCTCGTAACACACGGTGATTTCTTTGATTCAATAACAATGACTAAAAAATGGCTTGCTATCTTAGGTGACTATGGATATGACTTGCTACTAAATGTAAATCAAGTTTTAAACTACTTTAGAAACAAACTTGGAATAAAATCAAGGTGGTCACTATCAAAATATGTCAAAGACAATGTTAAATCCTCTGTCTCTTTTATAACTGACTTTGAAGACACCCTAGCAAATCATGCAAAACATAAACAATATGATGGCATAATATGTGGACATATCCATAAAGCAGAGATACGAAATATAGATACAATAGAGTACCTAAACTGCGGGGACTGGGTTGAGTCTTGTACAGCAGTTGTTGAAACTTTTGAGGGAGAATTTAAAATCATAAATTGGTTAGAGAAATGA
- the dnaE gene encoding DNA polymerase III subunit alpha produces the protein MSEIPKFTHLHLHTEYSLLDGANKIKPLAKKIKELGMDSVAMTDHGNMFGAIDFYNAMRAQGVKPIIGMEAYIHNSEEIGDKSTKQRFHLCLYAKNDTGYKNLMYLSSQAYMHGFYYYPRINKKMLRENSEGLVCSAACLQGEVNWHLNLQNERNVKNGAKGYDEAKRIALEYKDIFGDDFYLEIMRHGIGDQHFVDDQILKIAKETGIKVVATNDTHYLKQKDADAHEAFMCIAMNKLYDDPNRLRHSVHEFYLKSPEQIAMLYADIPEAIEATQEIADKCNLEIKLGDPTPPNFKFTRQKLTEQDLQIPEPEEEYSLENDKALFIHECWKGLETRLEIVPEEKHQEYRDRLQVEIDIINNMKFPGYMLIVWDFVIVAKQMKIPVGPGRGSAAGSLVAYCLFITDIDPMPYGLLFERFLNPERISMPDIDMDFCQSRRGEIIDYVVQQYGRSNVAQIITFGKLLAKGVIRDVARVLDMPYSKADAMAKLIPDELGINLTDSYEKEPKIKELCDSDPLSKRVWEFALALEGLNRNAGTHAAGVVISNEPLWKKTPLFKPSGLDTIATQYNGKYVEDVDLIKFDFLGLKTLTVIEEANKLIEKRHGKRVDFLTTDVNDKGVYDLIQTGNTIGLFQIESAGMQDLAKRLKPSGFEDIIAMLALYRPGPMESGMLDDFIDRKHGRAEISYFYDEFIEPLQPILEPTYGVIVYQEQVMQIVQTIGGFSLGGADLVRRAMGKKIKEEMDRLKGEFAEGGVKKGYKKEHCEELFDLIVKFAGYGFNKSHSAAYGLVTFYTSYLKCYYPAEFMAALLTLEKDNTDKVVKYVDEVKRLGLDLFPPDINKSDLVFSAKKIDGEEEVVMFGMGAIKGAGDVAINSILKERRENGDFKDMSDFISRIDGSKVNKRVIESLTKSGAFDCFMYSRKSLLEQIEVIGDTVGKAMQAKKMATGSLFGDSEELTRIELELEHLPEYDAKEILEFEKASLGFYVSGHPLDSYREDLDKINYTLSSELDEVADGSQALLVGKIEEITEKISKKGNKFGIANILDLHGNIEIMLFENRLKELEEKFDLNEPIAFKVKVTKDGDFTRMNILKIESLDDAKKEKVKTKHREKEEPPLTVALPFNHTDETMYKLFEIIANNQGKRQLKVVVKSKLADVELETGFAVSSQVENLIKQINGAYVVA, from the coding sequence ATGTCAGAAATACCAAAGTTTACCCATTTACATTTACATACAGAATATTCATTACTTGATGGTGCAAACAAGATTAAGCCCCTTGCAAAAAAAATAAAAGAGTTAGGAATGGACAGTGTTGCCATGACAGACCATGGTAATATGTTTGGAGCTATTGACTTTTATAATGCAATGAGAGCTCAAGGTGTTAAGCCAATCATTGGAATGGAAGCATATATTCACAACTCAGAAGAGATAGGTGATAAATCTACAAAACAAAGGTTCCACCTATGTTTATATGCTAAAAATGATACTGGATATAAAAACCTTATGTATCTTTCATCACAAGCATACATGCATGGTTTTTATTACTACCCAAGAATCAATAAAAAGATGTTAAGAGAAAACTCTGAAGGGCTAGTTTGTAGTGCTGCTTGTCTTCAAGGAGAAGTAAACTGGCACTTAAACTTACAAAACGAAAGAAACGTAAAAAATGGTGCTAAAGGTTATGATGAAGCAAAAAGAATTGCTTTAGAATACAAAGATATCTTTGGAGATGACTTTTATTTAGAGATTATGAGACATGGTATTGGTGACCAGCATTTTGTAGATGACCAAATTTTAAAAATTGCTAAAGAGACAGGTATCAAAGTAGTTGCTACAAATGATACCCACTATCTAAAACAAAAAGATGCTGATGCTCACGAAGCCTTCATGTGTATTGCAATGAATAAACTTTATGATGACCCAAATAGATTAAGACACTCAGTACACGAATTCTATTTAAAATCACCAGAACAAATTGCAATGCTTTATGCTGATATTCCAGAAGCAATAGAAGCAACTCAAGAGATTGCAGATAAATGTAATTTAGAGATAAAACTAGGAGACCCTACTCCACCAAACTTTAAATTTACAAGACAAAAACTAACAGAACAAGACCTTCAAATTCCAGAGCCAGAAGAAGAGTACTCTTTAGAAAATGATAAAGCTTTATTTATACATGAGTGCTGGAAAGGTTTAGAAACAAGACTTGAGATTGTTCCAGAGGAAAAACATCAAGAGTACAGAGACAGACTGCAAGTAGAAATAGATATTATCAATAATATGAAGTTCCCCGGATATATGCTTATTGTATGGGATTTCGTTATTGTTGCAAAACAAATGAAAATCCCAGTTGGTCCAGGACGGGGTTCAGCAGCAGGTTCACTTGTTGCTTATTGTCTATTTATTACCGATATTGACCCTATGCCATATGGTTTACTTTTTGAGAGATTCCTAAACCCAGAAAGGATATCGATGCCCGATATCGATATGGACTTCTGTCAAAGTAGAAGGGGTGAAATTATTGACTATGTTGTTCAACAATATGGTAGGTCAAACGTTGCTCAGATTATCACTTTTGGTAAACTTCTTGCAAAAGGGGTTATTAGAGATGTTGCCAGAGTTCTTGATATGCCTTACTCAAAAGCAGATGCAATGGCAAAACTTATTCCAGATGAACTTGGAATTAATCTTACAGACTCATATGAAAAAGAGCCAAAGATTAAAGAGCTTTGTGACTCAGATCCTTTATCAAAAAGAGTTTGGGAGTTTGCATTAGCCTTAGAAGGTCTAAATAGAAATGCCGGTACTCACGCAGCGGGTGTTGTTATTTCCAATGAACCATTATGGAAAAAAACACCACTATTTAAGCCTTCTGGACTAGATACAATTGCGACACAGTATAATGGTAAATATGTAGAAGATGTTGACTTAATTAAATTCGACTTCCTTGGTCTTAAGACCCTAACAGTTATTGAAGAAGCAAATAAACTTATTGAAAAAAGACATGGAAAAAGAGTTGACTTCTTAACAACAGACGTAAATGACAAAGGTGTTTATGACTTAATCCAAACAGGTAATACAATTGGATTATTCCAGATAGAATCAGCTGGTATGCAAGACCTTGCAAAAAGACTTAAACCTTCTGGTTTTGAAGATATCATTGCGATGCTTGCACTATATAGACCAGGTCCAATGGAGTCAGGGATGCTTGATGACTTCATTGATAGAAAACATGGTCGTGCAGAAATCTCTTACTTCTATGATGAATTTATTGAACCATTACAACCTATTCTTGAACCAACTTACGGGGTTATTGTTTACCAAGAGCAAGTTATGCAGATTGTACAGACAATCGGTGGTTTCTCACTTGGTGGTGCGGACTTAGTTAGACGGGCAATGGGTAAAAAGATTAAAGAAGAGATGGACAGACTTAAAGGTGAGTTTGCCGAAGGTGGAGTAAAAAAAGGCTATAAAAAAGAGCATTGTGAAGAGCTATTCGACCTGATTGTAAAATTCGCAGGATATGGTTTTAATAAATCTCACTCTGCAGCTTATGGTTTAGTTACATTCTATACTTCATATTTAAAATGCTACTACCCTGCTGAATTTATGGCAGCACTGCTTACACTAGAAAAAGATAACACAGACAAAGTTGTAAAATATGTGGATGAAGTTAAAAGATTAGGTCTTGACCTTTTCCCACCAGATATTAATAAATCTGACCTTGTATTCTCTGCAAAGAAAATTGATGGAGAAGAAGAAGTAGTAATGTTTGGTATGGGGGCTATTAAAGGTGCCGGAGATGTTGCTATTAACTCTATTTTAAAAGAGAGACGAGAAAATGGTGACTTTAAAGATATGTCTGATTTTATCTCAAGAATCGATGGTAGTAAAGTAAATAAAAGAGTAATCGAATCTCTTACTAAATCAGGAGCCTTTGACTGCTTTATGTATTCTAGAAAATCTTTACTAGAACAAATTGAAGTTATAGGTGATACTGTTGGAAAAGCTATGCAAGCAAAAAAAATGGCTACAGGGTCACTTTTTGGAGACAGTGAAGAGCTTACAAGAATTGAGCTTGAGCTTGAACACTTACCTGAATATGATGCTAAAGAGATATTAGAGTTTGAGAAAGCTTCATTAGGTTTTTATGTATCTGGTCACCCATTAGATAGCTATAGAGAGGACCTTGATAAAATCAACTATACACTTAGTTCAGAACTTGATGAAGTAGCTGATGGAAGTCAAGCCTTACTTGTAGGAAAGATTGAGGAAATCACTGAAAAAATCTCTAAAAAAGGTAATAAATTCGGTATTGCAAATATCCTTGACCTTCACGGAAATATTGAGATTATGCTTTTTGAAAATAGACTAAAAGAACTAGAAGAGAAGTTTGATTTAAATGAACCTATTGCATTTAAAGTAAAAGTTACAAAAGATGGTGACTTTACAAGAATGAATATTCTAAAAATTGAGTCTTTAGATGATGCAAAAAAAGAGAAAGTAAAAACAAAACATAGAGAGAAAGAAGAGCCACCTTTAACTGTTGCACTTCCATTTAATCATACAGATGAAACTATGTATAAACTCTTTGAAATAATTGCAAATAATCAAGGTAAAAGGCAATTAAAAGTTGTTGTAAAATCAAAACTTGCTGATGTAGAACTAGAAACAGGATTTGCTGTTAGCTCACAAGTAGAGAATCTTATTAAACAAATTAATGGAGCTTATGTAGTTGCATGA
- a CDS encoding M14 family metallopeptidase has product MSLGILRLFKLLFVFLLLQNLYADDHNFDFDFIKKGKEDKNTLLIIGGIQGDEPGGFMAASLITTHYKIKKGSVWIVPNLNFYSIIKRNRGPFGDMNRKFAKISSTDPDYDSIQRIKEYITSDEVKLVLNLHDGSGFYREKHIDRLHSPLRWGQSAIVDQESIDTKYYGNLSEIAEQVCASINKNLITSHHHYKVKNTNTRLGDKEMEKTLTYFSINNKKAAFANEASKSLPLHERTYYHLLAIEKYMDIMGIEYERYFPLEPMAVRNVIDNDIYISFYDEKIQLPLSEIRSNLRYFPIKKDGSLEFSPSNPLLTVIKKGDGYAIHYGNRRLAVLTPDYLEHESIDENIDVTIDGKDFTVPLGSIINVDKNFKIKPIKDLRVNVIGFVHNKNDEAGVTVNKNRLQKRFSIDKSGKIFRVEFYKKDKFAGMVLVNFDKNSNTTARVSSFNKNYKSSTNSL; this is encoded by the coding sequence ATGAGCCTTGGCATATTAAGATTATTTAAATTACTATTTGTTTTTCTACTTTTACAAAATCTATATGCTGATGACCATAATTTTGATTTTGATTTTATCAAAAAAGGGAAAGAAGATAAAAATACTTTACTAATAATTGGTGGTATTCAAGGTGATGAGCCAGGTGGTTTTATGGCAGCATCATTAATTACTACTCATTATAAGATTAAAAAAGGTTCTGTTTGGATTGTTCCAAATCTAAATTTCTATTCAATTATTAAAAGAAATAGAGGTCCTTTTGGAGATATGAATAGGAAGTTTGCAAAAATTTCTTCTACTGATCCAGATTATGATTCTATTCAAAGAATAAAAGAGTATATCACTTCAGATGAAGTTAAGTTAGTACTTAATTTACATGATGGTAGTGGATTTTATAGAGAAAAACATATTGATAGACTACACTCTCCATTAAGATGGGGACAAAGTGCTATTGTAGACCAAGAATCAATTGATACAAAATATTATGGGAATTTAAGTGAAATTGCAGAGCAGGTTTGTGCTTCTATAAACAAGAATTTAATAACTTCACATCATCACTATAAAGTGAAAAACACAAATACAAGACTTGGTGATAAAGAAATGGAAAAGACATTAACTTACTTTTCTATCAACAATAAAAAAGCTGCATTTGCAAATGAAGCGAGTAAATCTTTACCACTACATGAAAGAACATATTATCATCTATTAGCAATTGAAAAATATATGGATATTATGGGAATTGAGTATGAAAGATATTTTCCTTTAGAGCCAATGGCTGTAAGAAATGTTATTGACAACGATATTTATATCTCTTTTTATGATGAAAAAATCCAATTGCCTTTAAGTGAAATTAGAAGTAATCTAAGATACTTTCCTATTAAAAAAGATGGAAGTTTAGAGTTTAGTCCTTCAAATCCTTTATTAACAGTAATTAAAAAAGGTGATGGATATGCAATTCACTATGGAAATAGGAGACTTGCTGTATTAACTCCTGATTATTTAGAGCATGAAAGTATTGATGAAAATATTGACGTAACAATTGATGGAAAAGATTTTACTGTGCCATTAGGTTCAATTATCAATGTGGATAAAAATTTCAAAATTAAGCCAATAAAAGATTTAAGAGTAAATGTAATTGGTTTTGTACATAATAAAAATGATGAAGCTGGGGTAACAGTTAATAAAAATAGATTACAAAAAAGATTTTCTATTGATAAAAGTGGAAAAATATTCCGTGTAGAGTTCTACAAAAAAGATAAGTTTGCTGGAATGGTTTTAGTAAACTTTGATAAAAACTCTAATACAACTGCTAGAGTTTCTTCATTTAATAAAAACTATAAGAGTTCTACAAATTCTTTGTAG
- the surE gene encoding 5'/3'-nucleotidase SurE, giving the protein MKQILITNDDGFDAIGLKALVEALSPIAKIVVVAPAKNKSACGHSLTLDKPLRMVHVDDDFYKIDDGTPTDCIFISLNNLFKEGYKPDLVISGINIGANMGEDVTYSGTAAGAMEAVLQGVPAIAISQVCKDRCQDIKNGWDFALAKDTISKLAKKILDNQFPLGERRFLNVNIPPIKKEDCKGIKITKAGYREYGNDTHRHHNPRGEEYYWIGLHPLIWQESENKDCDFEAVKANYISITPIMLDLTSYDDINKLNTWIKE; this is encoded by the coding sequence ATGAAACAAATTCTAATTACAAATGATGATGGCTTTGATGCAATTGGACTTAAAGCTTTAGTTGAAGCTTTATCTCCTATTGCAAAAATTGTAGTTGTAGCCCCAGCTAAAAACAAATCAGCATGTGGACACTCACTAACCCTAGATAAACCACTAAGAATGGTACATGTAGATGATGACTTTTACAAAATAGATGATGGTACTCCAACAGATTGTATTTTTATCTCTTTAAATAATCTATTCAAAGAAGGTTACAAACCTGATTTAGTAATTAGTGGTATAAATATTGGTGCAAATATGGGAGAAGATGTAACTTATAGTGGAACTGCTGCAGGAGCTATGGAAGCAGTACTTCAAGGTGTCCCTGCTATTGCTATTTCTCAAGTTTGTAAAGATAGATGTCAAGATATTAAAAACGGCTGGGATTTTGCACTTGCAAAGGATACAATTTCTAAACTAGCTAAAAAAATATTAGATAATCAATTCCCTTTAGGAGAAAGAAGATTTTTAAATGTAAATATTCCTCCAATAAAAAAAGAAGATTGCAAGGGAATAAAAATAACTAAAGCAGGATACAGAGAGTATGGCAATGATACTCATAGACACCATAATCCAAGAGGTGAAGAGTATTATTGGATAGGACTTCATCCATTAATTTGGCAAGAAAGTGAAAATAAAGATTGTGATTTTGAAGCCGTTAAAGCAAACTATATATCAATTACTCCTATAATGCTAGACTTAACTTCTTATGATGATATAAACAAATTAAATACATGGATAAAGGAATAA